Proteins from one Bacteroides zhangwenhongii genomic window:
- a CDS encoding glycoside hydrolase family 88 protein, with amino-acid sequence MKHNLLALSIGVAALVGCQSPKESNLVASNFTFAEQQFKYAFSKIDEARANESQESRDKRIAKQWGELTNPRNTEPDGSLQLVPSRDWTSGFFPGELWYVYEYTHDPFWKEKAEKHTEMLEREKKNGTTHDMGFKMYCSYGNGYRLTGNPTYKDILIESARTLITRFKPNIGCIRSWDHHADQWECPVIIDNMLNLELLFWASRETNDSTFYNIAVSHARTTMKNHFRDDFSTYHVVNYDTITGSPICKVTHQGYSDDSAWARGQAWALYGYTLCYRETGLPEFLEQAKQVERYIFTHPNLPKDLIPYWDFNAPEIPDEPRDASAATCIASALYELSTYVPENKDLYKQEADRILENLTASYRAQQNGDNGFLLLHSTGSKPHDSEIDVPIVYADYYFLEALLRKNKLEKGEQL; translated from the coding sequence ATGAAACATAATCTTTTAGCCCTTAGCATCGGAGTGGCCGCTTTAGTTGGTTGCCAATCTCCCAAAGAGTCAAATTTAGTTGCTTCTAATTTTACTTTTGCCGAACAACAATTCAAGTATGCTTTTTCTAAAATAGATGAAGCGCGTGCAAACGAATCCCAAGAAAGCAGAGACAAAAGAATCGCCAAACAATGGGGTGAGCTTACCAACCCACGTAACACTGAACCGGACGGTTCTTTACAGCTCGTACCTTCCAGAGACTGGACGAGCGGATTCTTTCCCGGAGAACTTTGGTATGTATATGAATATACGCACGATCCTTTTTGGAAGGAGAAAGCCGAAAAACATACTGAAATGCTGGAACGCGAAAAGAAAAACGGCACTACACACGATATGGGTTTCAAAATGTATTGCAGCTATGGCAACGGCTACCGTCTGACCGGTAACCCTACCTATAAAGATATACTTATCGAATCTGCCCGGACTCTGATTACCCGTTTCAAACCCAACATAGGCTGCATCCGTTCTTGGGATCATCACGCCGACCAATGGGAATGTCCCGTGATCATCGACAATATGCTGAATCTGGAGTTATTGTTTTGGGCTTCTCGCGAAACGAACGATTCCACCTTTTATAATATAGCAGTCAGTCATGCACGGACTACGATGAAAAATCATTTCCGCGATGACTTCAGTACATACCACGTGGTCAATTACGACACGATCACCGGTAGCCCGATTTGTAAAGTCACCCATCAAGGATATTCCGACGACTCGGCATGGGCACGCGGACAAGCATGGGCACTATATGGCTACACTCTATGTTATCGTGAAACCGGACTCCCCGAATTTCTGGAACAGGCAAAACAGGTAGAAAGATACATCTTCACCCATCCCAACCTACCCAAAGACCTGATTCCTTACTGGGATTTCAATGCTCCTGAAATACCGGACGAACCACGCGATGCATCTGCAGCAACCTGTATAGCCTCCGCACTCTATGAGCTGAGCACCTACGTACCGGAAAACAAGGATCTCTACAAACAGGAAGCCGATCGGATTTTAGAGAATCTCACTGCCAGCTACCGTGCACAACAGAATGGAGACAACGGATTCTTGCTACTCCACAGTACCGGTTCCAAACCTCACGACAGCGAAATTGATGTACCTATCGTATATGCCGATTATTATTTCCTCGAAGCCCTGCTTCGTAAAAACAAATTGGAAAAAGGAGAACAACTCTAA